A single Panulirus ornatus isolate Po-2019 chromosome 18, ASM3632096v1, whole genome shotgun sequence DNA region contains:
- the LOC139755160 gene encoding uncharacterized protein → MDFPLVGHYTACNYMTSADLVARDPRLLAPPELRVAALHAAPRPDLTPKHDLTRSELSRRLDYRPTADYPTKPDLRADLLPVELRADLVRRDLRTDLRSHEGSTGHREEVRGHDRSSTNLQVKQENSRRSDIENDPSFVLADSNAASSRRSREREHVLSMTKEERRRRRRATLKYRTAHASRERLRVEAFNVAFAQLRKLLPTLPPDKKLSKIEILRLAICYIAYLNHVLDV, encoded by the exons ATGGACTTCCCGCTGGTGGGCCACTACACAGCCTGCAACTACATGACCTCGGCTGACCTGGTGGCTCGAGACCCCCGCCTGTTGGCCCCGCCTGAGCTTCGTGTCGCTGCCCTTCACGCCGCaccacgacctgacctgacccccaagcACGACCTGACCAG ATCAGAATTGAGTCGTCGTCTGGACTACCGACCAACGGCCGACTACCCGACCAAGCCCGACCTCAGAGCAGACCTTCTGCCCGTCGAGCTCCGCGCCGACCTCGTCCGTCGTGACCTCCGCACTGACCTTAGGTCACACGAGGGGTCAACCGGCCACCGCGAGGAGGTCAGAGGCCACGACAGGAGTTCCACCAACCTGCAGGTGAAGCAGGAGAACAGCCGACGATCAGACATCGAGAACGACCCGAGCTTCGTCCTCGCCGACTCCAACGCCGCTTCTAGTCGGAGGTCAAG AGAGCGTGAGCACGTGCTGAGCATGACCAAGGAGGAACGGAGGCGCCGGAGGCGGGCAACCCTCAAGTACCGCACGGCGCACGCCAGCAGGGAGCGCCTGCGCGTCGAGGCCTTCAACGTGGCCTTCGCGCAGCTTCGCAAGCTCCTGCCAACGCTGCCGCCGGACAAGAAGCTCTCCAAGATCGAGATCCTCCGGCTGGCCATCTGCTACATCGCCTACCTCAACCACGTCCTCGACGTCTGA